In the genome of Podospora pseudocomata strain CBS 415.72m chromosome 7, whole genome shotgun sequence, the window taGGGACGGGGGGAATGGGAGATTGCCCccttggggaggtgggaggctgGTATGAGGAGGGTGCGGCGGGCGTGGAGGAGTGAgtcggtggggagggagttgtaGGATCttaggagggaggggggaaggttgTATAacagggagagggaagggatGCTGTcgtggggggtgaggaagtggaggatgtcttcttcttcttcttcctgaggagggggttgtttcAATTTGGGtactggtggtgatgatgatgatgaaagggGTGTGTAAGCTgggggaagatggagggaggaataagggggtggatgagtGTCGTCACTGAGAACAGGTGTGAGAGAGCGGGTGATGTTGTtcggtgaagaagatgacgacaaAGATCTCCCTGAGCTTTGGCAGTAAGGGCAGTAGGTTAGGAAGCGGGGGTTTTTCTGTTGCACACAAAAGGGGGTTTATCGGTTagtctttcttttctgtcacATAGAGAGTCCAATGCCAAGAATGAAgcggaagaaaaagaagtaGCGCACAGATATGCAGTCAGCGCAAATTACGCGGGCGCAACAGGCTAAtcggtgatgctgctggaggagtAGTAGTTTCCGATCTCCGCCTGTGAGTTGTtggtcatcctcgtctttgTCGGATAGGGGCTGCTTTTCGGATGATAcgtcttgtggtggtggcggacgggaggagatggtggataAGAGGGTTGCGCATGTGCAGcaggcctcctcctcttgccgtcttccttctcctggaCGTATCAATGTCATTTCTTGCGCAGAAAGAAAAGTTTGGTacaggtggtggtttcgACCGTGGAAAACAAAGGAGGCTGTGTCTAATATTCGCGGGTTGCCAGATCTGGAACCTTCGGATTCGTGGGATACTGAGAGAAGGCTAGGTTACGTTacgggaaggggggggggatatgAAAAGGTTACGGAATAAGTGATGGAATTCAGGACATAACTCGCATCTATCAGAGAGGCACAGAAGGTTCGGGTGGTATTGGTGGCGGTTGACGTCTTTGAATGGCCGTGGGGGGCAAGGGTAGGTACCTCGAGGGACAGCTGTTATCGATAAGCTGAGACATGCCTGCACAAGACCCCAGGCACCCAGCAACCTACCCCACTTTACCCCGCGGACATCTCGAACCTCGAATCtgaaaaaaagacaagaagagaaaaaaagcgGAATATCTCCGAACGTTTTCTTTCACCCTTTCCAGTGAGACGTCCCCATAATCCCAATATCATTGGGACATCCCgcatggggagggggcatTGGGATCACCAGATCCGAGAAAATCCTAGCAAGTATCCTCTGTCAAAGCCCTACACAGTAagtttgttgatgacaaGTCGACACCGCTTTGCGGGGTTCGGTCGAATCTGAGTCgtcaaaaaaaacaaaaaacatcGCTGTATTCGATGACTGGACGAGACGACGATCATTGGCCGCTGCGCGCGGCGGCCCGTCCAGGGTTAGAGCTCTTCCATGTGACTGGGTTGCCAATCGGCATTTTTACTGTGCAGTAGTTTTGTGTTCTCCTTCCATGGGCCCGGTGTGGACAGCGCCGAGACGCCAGCGGTGATGCGGTGAGATGGGGACATCATGTACCTATTCCTGAACGGGCCATTCAGCCATCCGGTTGGGCCCTGCCCTTGGGGGAGGCTGGCCTGCTGGCTTGCTGGGCCTGACCAGGGCTTCCGTCTCTTTGGGATCTGTTGTTCCCCTCAAATGGCTTACGGCGGCTTgcgcgggggggaggagggggggaggcgcGTGGTTGTTTTTGTATCACGGCAACACGGCCTACTGTGTCCGGAAATCTATGGCTTTTTGTCCCATGTTGCAAGCTGGGGGATCTtaaggggaagggatggggggcgaagaagaagggggctgCGGGGCTAGCCGCAAGGTGTCAGTGAAAAGCTCGGTGGGTCGGCTCTAGATTCCGTGTGTCCATGGATGTCGCAACTGCTTCTTCAGTCCCCTAGTCCCTGGTGGCTGGCACTTGAAACCTGGGAGCTTCGGGTATTTGAGGACAGGAGGTCCCGGCTCGCACGAGGGAGATGCTTTCGTCCCCGTTCCTGGGAAGCTCgttgctctctctctgctctctctgctctctctgctctctctgctctctctgctctctctgctctctctgctctctgctctctctgTTGCTCTCCCCGAACCCCAGGGTCCGCCAAGAGATATTCAAGAGAAAACCAGTTGCTAGTCAGCGAGAGCTAAGCTCCCTTAGCTGAGTGCCAATCTGAACGTCACAAGCCATGGCGGTAAGTCTTCAGTTCTCCAAGTCGATATCGACTCTGTATGGGAATGTAGGGCTGATAACGGATGCAACCGTGACCCCGCCAGGCCTCCTATCCTCAAATCGTCCTCTTTGGCGATTCTATCATTCAGGGAGCTATCGACCTAGTAGACGGCTTCTCCTTCCACGCTGCCCTGCAATCAAGTTAGTAGCAATATCTCGTTCTTGAGCTGAGATTCTCAGGGCTAATAAGGTTGTCGTTTTCCCCCGTATCAGAAGTCAACCGTCGATATGATGTTATCAACCGCGGGCTCTCAGGCTACAACACATCAAATGCCCTGGCCGTCTTACCTCAGGTCTTCTCCCCGCCTGGTCCGGGCGTGCCGAAGATTGAGTGCCTGGTTTGTTGAGCTTGGATGAAACCCGTGTATGGCGCCTACTAATCATGAGCGGCCAGTTCATCCTCCTTGGGGCCAATGATGCTTGCGTCCCATTGCCCACAAACCACCAGCATGTTCCCCTCGACAAGTACAAGATCAACTTGAAGCGGATCATCACACATCCTACCATCACAGCCCACAAGCCCAAGAttttcctcatcaccccacCGCCCCTTGACCAGATCCGTATCACCGAGCTTGACCTCGCTTCCGGGCACCCTTCGGCGACAAGGCATGCCAAGATCAGCGCGTCATATTCAGAGGCTGCCAGACAAGTGGCCGCCGAGAACGCCGGTGTTACCCTAATTGATCTCTGGAAGGCCATAATGGACactgccatcaagaagacgCCGTCCTTCAACCCTAACGGCCCACCTCTCGGGTATCCAGAGGGACAGCGTGGCTATCTAGAGCACCTCTTGCCAGACGGTCTCCACCTGAGCCCCGAGTCGTACCGCATCTTCTACGATCTTGTCAGCTCGTATATTGACTCAAACGATGAGAACAGAGTGCTTCCAGAGTGGAGACAGGCGCcgtggttggaggaggatggccaTCTGaagggttgaggttgaggttgccgtTGTATCCTATCAATCCTGTCACAGGTCTCAAATGGACAAGACCCTGGAAACGGCGGGGGGTCCACCAGATAAAGTCTTGCCAAGACATTCTCGAATGGTAccttggcgagggtgggTACCGTGTACATACCTTCAGGTACTTTCTTTGCTTTCAATCTCATCACACGTTATGTTTATCCGCAAAACGAACAGTGCCGGCCTCTGGTGAAGAATCCAGTACAGAACCAAGCCGCTAACTCAAGCATCGCTACAGCAAACTTGACGGGATCCtgcagagagaaaagaaCCGTGCGTGCCGGGAGCATTCAGGACAGTGTTGTCAAGTAACTCTACCTACTTTAGACTTCTTCAGCACAGACAGCTAGCTTAGTCATGGGCTGGAAATGGTTTAGggtccctcctcccttccatcACTTTTTCAGACGCCGcagtttgttgttgtttaaGCCGAcccaacctccacaacctccactGATTGGACCTTGTTGGCCCTGACGGCGACTCTCTGAGCAAAGCAAATCAACTGTGTGTCCTGAACCACTGCCCTCTCTCAGCTGGCTGCCCTCtgcaccatcaccgagcaTCCCAGACCGAACATTGATTTCGACGGTACTTTTAATAAACCCAGAAGGGGTCCATTAATAATCACCAAACCACGACcacgaccacaaccacgaccGACGAAAACACGCCCCCTGCATTCCCcaaccatccaccaccggcagTGCCTCTTTGTTTCGCGCGACAAGATCTGGCGGCGTACCTCGaaacaccacctcatcgTTTCCTGCCTGGTGTTTCCTCTCTCTGCATTCTCTGGGCTCGCTGATCTGCGGGAGCTCACATCTGCAACTCTATTTTCTCGATTGTGCACACCTCCAACGCATCGTGTCCCCCGATCTCCCACAATCCTTCATTTGCACCGTTGCCGCTCTTGAACAGGGACCATCTGAGCACCACTTTCTCTCCGAACCCATCGTGTTCCCACCGTGACCTCTGACCCACGATTCTCGAAGTGTCCATCCGATCACCACTTGGCCATTTCTTACCTTCCCTTTAGCGAGTAGGTTCCGGATTCCCCCTACGGTCGCTCCGACTTTTCGACGGACCAGCAAGCACTCCCGACGTCGAACTAGTAGCTGTCAACGACTCACTGTATCGACGGTAGCAGTCAAACGCCGGAATTCATCCTACCTGGAAGCCTCGGGGGATGCGGGGGGCGGAGGACCTCGATAGTTGAAGCAGGTCAAGCATCGAGGTCGAGCAAATAAACCAAATACACACCACAAAAAGATCGAGTCCCAAATCAAGTTGTTTCTGTCGTCCGGATTTTCTCGAAAACATTTGCCCAGCGACATCTGTCTGAGGTCCCTCCTCCCGcgcaccccccccccctccccttctcccccctccccccgccggCTGTTGCGTGCTAGAACGAATCCATTCGATTCTCAGAATCCTCTCAGAGTCTCTTCTACATTCTTGTCTGGGCATGGAGCCGGTCTTCATAGTCTCACGCGAAGAGTTCCACGATGTTCAGATGGAGCTGAAGCGTGTTCAGAACATACAGCACCATCACTCGGAACGGCTACGGCTCATTGAGCAACGTCAGGCTGATGATGCGGCCTTGAAGTCATGCTGGAATCCTCCCTTTCCAAGCGTGCTTGGGGGAACGCCTCAGCATGGTCAGTGTCTATGATTAAACAGTCGGGAAGACATAATGCTAATCGTGAGATAGGGCCCACCCATATGCCGTCGGCCGACTTCAGCGACATTGACGACGAACAGAGTCAGACCCTGCTAGGCACTTTGCAGCtcgatgccgaggacgaACCGATACGCAGAGGGGCTGCTTCGCGGGCCAATAGCGTGCGGTTCGACGAAAGTGCCCTGCACGGTGCCGGCTTTGGAGGCCATGCCATTCGCCACTCCAACGACTTTGGTCCCATACGTCCGTCGAGCGGGATGGGAGGACACCAGTTGGAACGGACATATTCTCACAAGTCGGATGGCAGACATAGTTCCGCTGGACATTCGGTCCACTCTGGAATTTCTGGGAGAGCTAGCAGTCTCGGACTGGATACTAACTTTGTGATTGGGGGCCGTGACGACGATGAGTCGCCCCTAGATATCCCCGAGCCCCCACCCGTTTTTTATGTCTTGGGCTCTGCCCCCTCCATTATCCGCTGCTGGATCACGACCGACTTCACGTCCGAAGGGTTGTTGTATGCCGTGGTGTGCACTGGGTCTCAAAAATCGACGGTTGAGTACTCGCTGCTTCGAGATCTGGACCTGGTCAACAACATCCATCGGGATGTGGATGGTGTTCACAGAATCACACTGCCAGTTTTTCTGGCTGAGGCCCGGGTTACCCAGTCCAACTCCCGCGGCGGAAGTCCTGCATCACAGCTGCCTAGTATCACAGCTAACTTTGAAGTCACGGGCATGGACCAACAAGACAGCCCCGAGACCAAAAGAGCGATCCGCGTGTTCATCGGCAGCCACACGCTGCGGCTTCTCAGTGCCGACCTGTTGCTGTCCCAAAACTGCATGACTCTGTACGGCAATGACCGGAACAAGCTTTCGATTCCGTTTGTGCGGCCCGAGGACGATGCCGTATTCAAGCATTTGACTACAGCCAACCTGCTTCCAGGCAAGGCGAAGCTCAACGCTGCCGCACCCGagtttgttgctggtgacAAAACGGCAAAGCGCTCTCCCAAGGTGGCGGCGGAGCCGGAGCGTCCAGTATCCAAGCCTATGGGGGGTGGTTCTGAGGGTGTAGTGTCTCCCGCCGCGCAGCCGAGCCAACCTGTGTCCAAACCTGTGACGGCGACGAGTACCGCGTCGGAGAGTGGAGCGGAGAGTGAGAAGCAGCACCTGGAATCGACGAGCGGGGAAACGTCTGGAAAGGATTCACACGCAACAACCGATGCCCCACGCCGCGAGCCCAGCCTTGCTATCAGAACACCCTGGCGGCAGACGGCAGTAGGGCTTTCTGAGAACGGCACTCCCTTGAGTGGTTACCAGCCAGCACCCCGCACGCGCTCTATGAAGGTGCTTCGACCACCCAAGGCTAGCAGCagcacctcatcctcgacacGAACAGGAGCGGCATATGAGCCAGCGCCGACGGCACGTTCAGGAAACGAGCAACGGCGCAAGGGCCAAAGTGACGTCCAACCCCCCATTGGTATGAATAGCTGGGGTATGTCGAAGCGCAGCATGAGCGGCCCAGctctcagcagcctcaaTTCGGAGACGAGGGTCTCCTCGGCTGCGTCCACGTCGACAATcaccacacctaccaccaGTAGTCACCATGACGCGGGTAAAACGACGCCTTCTCTTCCACGGACAGCCAACAACCCTCTTGGAAGCGCGTCGGCATTTTCGTGGATCGCATCCAACAAGCCCAAGACCCCGGCCGCTGCTGACTAGGAGAAAGGCGTTCGGAAGAAGACTCGCCGGCATCAGGGAAAGGGCAAgaaacagaagaagaaggagaagaagaggattgTTGTGAGCTGCTGAGGAtaatgaggaggttggcttgGCAGATGAAGATCAAGGGCAATAAACTGGCTGCTAATGGATGGCCTTGAATGCCCGGGTTTAGTGCGCCTTGGGGTAGCAGGCAGCACCGGCGGTGGTTTTAGCTGGGTGATTGAGCTTGCAGCGGCAGTAGTAACTACGATAGTTATGAGCAGAAAAGCAAAAATAAAACAGTCTGAACGAAGGCCGTTGCGCCTGATGATCCACGTTCTCTTCTGTAGAGTTCCCAGATCCATCTCAACAGCTATGGCCCCAGGTGGTGTGTCTGTCAAGGTCGAGCCGCTTCTCCAAAACAGCCGGATAGGTGGAAGCATGGAAATTCCAGGTACGTACCTAGACCGCGGGAGATGTCATAGCTCTTTTTGATACCATCAGACATCTCATCCAATGCCACCAAATtcactcccatcctcccataCAATTCCCCAGGACGATCCTAAGAACCGGCATGTGGAACATTGTTATCATGCACCCATATACCATCACACGCACAAGGCCAAAGCTCGGTCGACGCCCACTGCCCGTTGATGCACCTTGTCGATTGGGATAGAGGTAGGATCTTGTATTTCTACAAGCTGGAGGTTTACTGGGACTGTTTGGTCAAAGGCCCAGTGCAGTCACTGAAGTTGGTTTGCCATTTCTATAAACAGCTACTTGTCATGTTCTATAATGGATGGTATCAGCAATCCCAACGAAGGAAGCTCAAAGAGCTTCATGAGAACCAAGTCCAAGCTCAACCCGTGAAAAAGCATGATATCTCATCCTCGCACATGAAAGAGATGAAACCCGTGTATAAGCTTTATTtaccttcttcttgacaatCAAAACCTCCCTATAGTGGTCCCGCGGAGAGAGTAGGAGCTAAGAAGGCTGGACTCTTTCGGCATTTGATGTCCACGTGGCAGCTTTTCTGGGGAACCCGGCATACCTCGTTATAAAACAGAGCAATTAGTTCGTCATCCATGAATATCTTGCTATAGGCATCTGTTTATAGTATATCCGTACCGAAACGCAAGAAAGTTCATGGTTGCTCGTAGTCTGTTTATAAGCCGGATTAAGCGGGCGTCCATCTCCTTTACATTTCGTTCGACAATCAGCACTGTCTTCATTTTCCACACCCCCAACAGCATATCTACTCGAACGACGGCCAGGTCGAGAGGAACCACTGCAGTTGGTTACAACACTATGTTCACAAACCGCCACGTGCGTTACTTATCATACTTTACCTGATCGATTGATAGCACCACCCCAAGCCCCAGCGAAGAAGCCTTCAGAGACTGATAGTCCAAGCCTTGACACGTTCAAAGCAAAACATCTGGCACTTgttaaaataaaaaaaaaataaaaaaaaaataaaaagagagagagagagagagagatagagaCAAACAACCTCATGTGTGGATATATTGCTTTCATCTACGCGCTTATTTACCCAACTATATATAGCTTCATTCAAAAtcccaaaaaaaatcaaatcttactccccaccaaccccctcaacgccCCCTTAGTCTCATTCCCCGTGTCCTTGACCAGGTTCACAATCCCCTTGAACTCCGGCACAGCCGCATCCCCCATCAGCTCGTAAATCCAGCTCTCACTGCTCGTGACCACCGCCCCGGCCTGCCTCAGCCTCGCAAGCGCGATGGGGACCTCTTCCTTGTTTGTCGAGCTGACGCCGTCTGCCAGGACGTAGACTTTATGTCCTGCCGCTAGCAAGTCGAGCGCAGTTTGAGTGACGCAGATGTGGGACTCGATGCCCACGATGGCGACctgggcgggggaggagaagacggggtcggagaggatgggggggatgaaCATGCTGAAGCGGGTTTTGTCGATATCGGCCTTGACGGTTGTACGGGCGAGGTGGGGTTTGAGCTCGGCGACGGTGTCGCCCAGGCGGGACCGGTTTTGGGTGGTGAcgaagacggggagggagaggacggtggaggcgcggaggagtttggaggttgtggagatTCTATTTTGGGGGGTGTAAGTATCACTTGCTACATAACTAGATGAAGGGGGTGCTTACACTTTGTCGAACTCGTGGATGGCAGGGCGGAATTTCTCTTGGATGTCGCAGACGCTATTGTGGTTGAGTTAGTCGATTGTGAGAACTGGGTGGGCGATAGCCATCTTCATGAGAGATGAGGCGGGAGAGTAATGTGCAATTAACATACAAAACAGCTGGGTTTTCTGCATcaatccatcatcatcagcaacacGCTCCCTCATGACGGGTCTCAAGAGTAAAACATACGAAACCGCCTCTGCGGCgccggagcaggagaagacaTGGTCGCCCTGTTGAGTATAGAATACGATCTCGCCTGAGTTGAGATGATTGAAGCTAAAGGTGTAAATTGTCTCCCGAGTGTCGGTGTAATTGTCGGTTTGAAGCAAACTCGCAAGCTCATATTATTATGAGATCAGAAGATATGATGACTTCAATTGTCCAGCCATGAAAGAAATAGGAAAGGGAGCATCGGATCGATGACAGGATTAAGAAAGAGCGGGGCAACGGAACCGACGCCGAGCATGCGGGACGGCCGCGGCCGGCGGCGCAACACTAACACGCACGCACGTTGGGGTAAACGATTCCGGGGGTGGGACAATGCCGGTTGCCTTCCTTCCCCGCATAAAAAGGGGCGGCGATCTCAAAATTGGTGACATGTGGAAATGTTAAGTGGGGGTAACTTCATGAAGGGCTTTAGAGCTCTCATCATCGTGTAAGTCGACTTGTAGAATGTCaccgggttagggttatgtTTAGCCCCTGAATGGAGCCATTATCCTACATCCTGGCCCTGCGGTTAAAGGTCCGTAACCGTCACCTTggccctctccaaccactTCATGTCCCCACTCACAGTGGCAGTCCGGATATTGTACAATTCGTCCAGGAAGGCCGAGATGAAGGTCCCAGGCCCCTTGACGTCCTCCCTCTCAGCGGCAATCTCGGCCGCAATCTCGAAATGCAGCATCGCCGTGACCACAGCCCATAGCTTGTCCTCTTTATGGTGCACAGCCAAGGCCACTGAGATCGCCGTCCCAAGTGTGCACCCCGTTCCCGTGACAAGACCCAGATATTCGTGTCCATTGGCGACAGTAACAACCGAATATCCATCACTGACGTAGTCCGTCTTTCCAGTCATCACTACCACGCTCTGTTCCCTCCTGGCCAACTTCACAACAAGGTCGAGTTTGTTTTCGGGTGTGAGACTGTCGACGCTGTCGACGCCTTTTTGTTGCTCGCCGTCCACCGCGCCCCAGACCGTCTTGATCTCGCCTTCGTTGCCCTTGATGACGTCGAGGTAGccgttggcgaggatggatcTGACGGCCTCCCTCCTAACTGAAGTTGCCCCTGCACCAACAGGATCAAAAACAACCGGCTGAACGGCCACATTGTAAGCCTGGAGCGCCTTGTAATAGTTCAGCAGCCCCTCGGGGGTGACGGTGCCCATGTTGACCACCAGCGAACCTCCCAACTTGGACAAatcggcagcctcctcgccGTAATTAGCCATGATGGGTGAGCCACCGACTGCCAGAGCGAC includes:
- a CDS encoding hypothetical protein (EggNog:ENOG503P1MZ) is translated as MTLIRPGEGRRQEEEACCTCATLLSTISSRPPPPQDVSSEKQPLSDKDEDDQQLTGGDRKLLLLQQHHRLACCARVICADCISKNPRFLTYCPYCQSSGRSLSSSSSPNNITRSLTPVLSDDTHPPPYSSLHLPPAYTPLSSSSSPPVPKLKQPPPQEEEEEDILHFLTPHDSIPSLSLLYNLPPSLLRSYNSLPTDSLLHARRTLLIPASHLPKGAISHSPRPYEGEEEEARKGKIRRWMVATKEHDYDIAVTYLEGAGYDFHEAVGRYSDDVRWERENPMRKGDVMKQGKRKVVRGLVGGLLGG
- a CDS encoding hypothetical protein (COG:Q; EggNog:ENOG503NVPU), whose protein sequence is MSLRVCFKPTITPTLGRQFTPLASIISTQARSYSILNRATMSSPAPAPQRRFQNPAVFVCDIQEKFRPAIHEFDKVISTTSKLLRASTVLSLPVFVTTQNRSRLGDTVAELKPHLARTTVKADIDKTRFSMFIPPILSDPVFSSPAQVAIVGIESHICVTQTALDLLAAGHKVYVLADGVSSTNKEEVPIALARLRQAGAVVTSSESWIYELMGDAAVPEFKGIVNLVKDTGNETKGALRGLVGSKI
- a CDS encoding hypothetical protein (EggNog:ENOG503NX4C) encodes the protein MEPVFIVSREEFHDVQMELKRVQNIQHHHSERLRLIEQRQADDAALKSCWNPPFPSVLGGTPQHGPTHMPSADFSDIDDEQSQTLLGTLQLDAEDEPIRRGAASRANSVRFDESALHGAGFGGHAIRHSNDFGPIRPSSGMGGHQLERTYSHKSDGRHSSAGHSVHSGISGRASSLGLDTNFVIGGRDDDESPLDIPEPPPVFYVLGSAPSIIRCWITTDFTSEGLLYAVVCTGSQKSTVEYSLLRDLDLVNNIHRDVDGVHRITLPVFLAEARVTQSNSRGGSPASQLPSITANFEVTGMDQQDSPETKRAIRVFIGSHTLRLLSADLLLSQNCMTLYGNDRNKLSIPFVRPEDDAVFKHLTTANLLPGKAKLNAAAPEFVAGDKTAKRSPKVAAEPERPVSKPMGGGSEGVVSPAAQPSQPVSKPVTATSTASESGAESEKQHLESTSGETSGKDSHATTDAPRREPSLAIRTPWRQTAVGLSENGTPLSGYQPAPRTRSMKVLRPPKASSSTSSSTRTGAAYEPAPTARSGNEQRRKGQSDVQPPIGMNSWGMSKRSMSGPALSSLNSETRVSSAASTSTITTPTTSSHHDAGKTTPSLPRTANNPLGSASAFSWIASNKPKTPAAAD
- a CDS encoding hypothetical protein (COG:I; EggNog:ENOG503P22Z) produces the protein MAASYPQIVLFGDSIIQGAIDLVDGFSFHAALQSKVNRRYDVINRGLSGYNTSNALAVLPQVFSPPGPGVPKIECLQFILLGANDACVPLPTNHQHVPLDKYKINLKRIITHPTITAHKPKIFLITPPPLDQIRITELDLASGHPSATRHAKISASYSEAARQVAAENAGVTLIDLWKAIMDTAIKKTPSFNPNGPPLGYPEGQRGYLEHLLPDGLHLSPESYRIFYDLVSSYIDSNDENRVLPEWRQAPWLEEDGHLKG